The following is a genomic window from candidate division KSB1 bacterium.
AGATTGATAGCCGTGCTCGATTGCCTGCTGGCTTTTGCCGAACTGTCAACTGAGCAGCATTATTGCCGGCCCGTCATCAACGACAGTTTGACGATCGATATCAAAGATGGCCGCCATCCCGTTGTAGAAAAATTATTGCCGTTTGGCGAAAAGTTCGTCCCGAACGATACCTATCTCGATGGCACCAGCCATCAAATCATCATCATCACCGGTCCGAACATGGCGGGCAAGTCGACTTATCTCCGGCAAGTTGCGTTGATTGTGTTGATGGCGCAAATCGGCTCGTTCGTGCCGGCGGCAAAAGCGCATATTGGGTTGGTTGATAAAATTTTCACGCGGGTCGGCGCCTCGGACAATCTCGCCGGCGGCGAGAGCACTTTTCTCGTGGAGATGAATGAAACCGCGAATATTCTGCACAATGCCACGGCGCAGAGTTTGGTTCTGCTCGATGAGATTGGCCGAGGCACGAGCACCTATGACGGCCTTTCCATCGCCTGGGCTGTCGTTGAATATCTGCACGACAATTCGAAAGTCGCGGCGCGTACGCTGTTTGCGACGCATTATCACGAATTGAACGAGCTGGCGAATCGGCATCCGCGCATAAAAAATTACAACGTGCTGGTGAAAGAATGGGGTGACCAGGTTGTTTTTTTGCGAAAGATTGTCGAAGGCGGCAGCGATCACAGCTACGGCATTCAAGTCGCACAGCTTGCGGGCTTGCCCAAGCCGGTGATTCACCGCGCCAAACAAGTGCTCGCGACTTTGGAGCAACAGGCCATCGAGCGCGATGAATTGCCGCCGGTTCAAACCAATCATCGCCAGCGCCAGCAATTGGATATTTTCGTCGAACATGATCGTCGCTTGCGAGCGGTTTTGTTGGAGATGGATGTGAATCAGATGACGCCGTTGGAGGCTTTGCAAAAGCTGGCGAGTTTGCAAAAGCTGGCGGCAGAAGGAAACTCTCCATAAGTTCAAGAGTTGAAGATTTATGCACAACAGAGGAGTGTTTGTGCCAAAAATTTCAATGACGAAAATTTGAAAACCGCAGAACGAAATTCATAAAATTGGCCACCGCCGCGACATTTTTAGCGGAAGCGATAAAGTGTTTATCAATATAATCTGGAGCGAATCATGCGCCTTTTAAATTTATTTACCCTTTTGACCATTACAACAATAAGTTTTTCCCCCACGATTGCCGGCGGTTTCAAAACGGCCAAATATGCCGGCGAGTTTCTCAACCTCGGCGCCGGTGGGCGCGGCCTCGGCATGGGCGGCGCGTACTCTTCACTCGCGCGCGATGTGAGCGCCACGTATTGGAACCCGGCGGGTTTGGTGAATATCGAGTATCCGCAAATCATGCTCATGCACGCGCAGCAGTTTGCCGGTGTCGTCAAATATGATTTCGGCAGCTTCGCCGTGCCGTTCGGACCGCATCGCAGTCTCGGCATCAGCTTGATTCGTCTCGGCGTCGATGATATTCCCGAAACCAAATTGGAAAATCCCAACGCCAAATTAAGCCCGACCAATCGCGCGTATATCGCGCGCTATTTTTCCGACGCGGAATACGCGCTGTTTCTCACTTACGCGGTCAAGCGCTCCAACAAGCTTTCATTCGGCGGCAACATCAAAATTCTCCACAAGGGCGTCGGCGATCATTCCGCCTGGGGGCTCGGGTTTGATCTTGCCGCGCTTTCTAATCCGTTTGGCAATTTGCATGTCGGCGTCAATTTGCAGGATGTGACTTCCACCATTCTCGCCTGGGATACCGGCCGCCGCGAGCTGATCGTTCCTGGAATGCGAGCCGGCGTCTCCTATCCGCTGGCGATTCCCGTGGTCGGTGGTTTTATGTCACCGGCAATCGACTTTGAGGTGCGCTTCGAAGGCCGTGATTACGCCGCGCAATTGGCGGCCGGGCCGGCCAGCCTTGACACCCATCTCGGCTGGGAATATCAACACGATGTTTTTGCGTTGCGATTCGGCTCGGATGTCGGCCGGCTCGCCGCCGGCGCCGGTATCAGCTTGCCCAAGCTGCAAATTGACTACGCCTTCTTGAGCCACAGCGATCTCGGCGACACCCACCGCATTTCGGCACGGCTCAGCATCGAAGACGTCAAATATCGCCGGGCGAGGTAAACAAAAGGCGATCAGTTTTTAAAGCGCTTTAAACAGCGGCTCGTTAAAACCTAAAGCGGTTGTGGCGTCCAGCTTTTGAATTTTTCTAAATTTGCATACTTTTCCATCTTGTCCCATTCCTGCATTGGCCATCCCTGTTTTCTTGAAAAAACCAAAAAAATCTATTGAATCTTAACGCGAATTTTCGTAAAATCTAAGTTGAGTTTAATTTGTGACTTATTCGCTGATGGAATCGTCTGTAACTTCCAGCAGCGGTGTTCATGCCAAAGTAAAGCAGTTTGGCAAGATGATGCCCGTAGGAATCGGTTATGATCATCAGCATGACGGGTTTTGGCCGGGGGCAATACAGCCTGGATGGGTACGAGGCGGTAGTTGAAGTGCGTTCACTCAACCATCGTTTTCTTGATGTCGCAATTCGGTTGCCGCGCGGTTTGGGCGCTTATGAGCAGGCGGTCAAAGATTTTGTGCGCACGAAAGTCAATCGCGGCCGGATCAATGTTGCCGTAACGTTGAAGTCGGAAAGCGATAGTGAGTTCGGCCTGAATGTTGACGAAGAAACGGCGCGACGTTACAAGCATCTTCTTGAAACGCTCATCAAAAAGCTTGATTTGCCGGGGCCGGTGACGCTGGAGCATCTGCTGCACTTTTCGGATATTCTCACGATTGCCGAAGAAAACGCGCTGCCGGAGCAGGCGTGGACCTGTGTCGAAAAAGCGCTGTCATTGGCGATGGACGAAATGAATGCCATGCGACTGCGCGAGGGGCAGGAGATCGCCAACGATTTGCGTGTGCGGCTGAACGGCTTGCAGGAAAAGATTGAACGCATCAAAACACACGCAGCCAGCCGCAGCAAGGACGAATTTGATAAACTTTACAAGCGGCTGGTCGCGATGGTTGACACCAAAGAATTGGACCGCACGAGGCTCGAGCTGGAAGTTGCCTTGCTCGCCGATCGCGTCGATATTACCGAAGAATGCACCCGCTTTCAGAGCCATAATACGCTTTTTCTCGAAGCGCTGGGGGATTCCGAGCCGGCCGGACGCAAACTGAATTTTCTTTTACAGGAGATGAACCGAGAAGCCAACACCATTGGCGCCAAGGCGAATGATGCGCAAACCGCGCATTGGGTGGTGGGCATCAAGGAGGAAGTGGAAAAACTGCGGGAGCAGATTCAAAACATCGAGTGAGGTGCACCAGCATGCAACAGCCGGAGACATCTTTTGGCGGGCGCGCCAAGCGCGGTTATTTAGTCGTCATCTCGGCGCCTTCTGGCGGCGGCAAAACCACCGTGATCCGGCGGTTGCTGGAAAATCGCCAGCCGGATTTCGCCTACTCGGTTTCGGCGACGACCCGAGCGCCGCGGTCGAACGAGCAGCATGGCCGGGATTATTATTTTCTGTCAGACGAGGAATTTGCCACGCGAATTCGGGAGGGCGGCTTCATCGAGTGGGCGACCGTGCATGGCAATCTCTACGGCACGCCGAAAGAGCCAGTTGAGAACTGGCTAGCCGCCGGGCTGTTTGTGTTTATGGATCTTGACGTGCAAGGCGGTATCAACGTCAAAACTCAATATGGCGACCGCGCTATTCTGATTTTTATCAAGCCACCATCGATGGAATTGTTGCGCAACCGGCTGACCGTGCGCAACACCGATTCCCCGGAGGCGATCAAAACCCGCTTGCAGAACGCGGAGGCCGAGCTCGAAAAAGCGAAGTTTTACGACCACATTGTGGTGAATCACCAATTGGACGACACGGTTGCCGAGGTGCGAGCAATTATCAATCAGTATCGGCAATAAGCAAACTGAAAAACATCGGAGGTTTTACACATGGCAAGCACCATTCCCATTGATGAATTAAAAAAACACAGCAACAACATTTATGAAGCGATCATGATCATCGCCAAGCGGGCGCGTCAAATCAATGACGAGCAGAAGCGCCTGATCGAGCAGGAAACCGGTTACGACAGCAGCCTGGACAACGTCAACGACGACGACACCGACGACGACAGTGCGGAGGCGCCGGAAGAGCGTCAAACGCAGCCGGTCAAATATATCAAACTTCCCAAACCGACGACCCTGGCGTTGGAAGAAATGCTTTCAGGCCGGCTCAATTATCACTACGCCGAGAAATCTTCCGACGACGAACCCAGGAAATAGCCATGCCATTCACCGGGAAAAAAATTTTATTGGGGGTGAGCGGTGGCATCGCGGCCTACAAAAGCTGTGAAGTGGTGCGCGAGCTTCGCCGGCGCGGCGCCTCGGTGCGGGTGATGATGACGGCGCGGGCCACGGAATTTGTCGCGCCGCTAACGTTCGCGGCTTTGAGCGAGCAGCCAGTCTTGACCAACATTTTTCCACAGAATCAAAGCCCGGCTTCCGGCGGGGCGATCGAGCATATCGACTGGTCGCGCTGGCCCGACGTCATCGTGCTGTGTCCAGCCACCGCCAATCTGCTCGCCAAATTGGCGAACGGTTTTGCCGACGACCCGGTGAGCGCCACCGTCCGCGCCGCGAAGGTTCCGATTGTACTTTGTCCTGCAATGAACTCGGCGATGTGGGAAGATCCGCTGGTGCAGCGAAATGTCAGCCTGCTCAAAGAAAATGGGTATCGTTGCGTTGATCCGGAATTTGGCGCGTTAGCCACCACCGCCGAAGGAGAAGGGTGGGGCCGCCTGGCAAGATTGGAATGGGTTCTATCTGAAATTTTAGCCGCGCTGCAAAAACAAAAACCGCTGGCCGGAAAAAAAATTTTGGTGACAGCCAGCCGCACCGAAGAGTACCTTGATCCGGTGCGCATGATCACCAATCCATCCACCGGGCGAATGGGATTTGCACTGGCAGAAGCCGGCCGCGCGTTGGGCGGGTGCGTCACACTGATCAGCGGCCCGACCAATTTGACCTCGCCCTATGGTGTCGAATTTGTGCCGGTGATTTCAGCGGCTGACATGGCCGAGGCGGCGCTCAACAATTATCCGGGCACGGATATTCTCGTGATGGCGGCGGCGGTTTCAGATTATCGCCCGCGCGCCGTTGCAGCGGAAAAGATGAAAAAATCCA
Proteins encoded in this region:
- a CDS encoding YicC family protein, with translation MIISMTGFGRGQYSLDGYEAVVEVRSLNHRFLDVAIRLPRGLGAYEQAVKDFVRTKVNRGRINVAVTLKSESDSEFGLNVDEETARRYKHLLETLIKKLDLPGPVTLEHLLHFSDILTIAEENALPEQAWTCVEKALSLAMDEMNAMRLREGQEIANDLRVRLNGLQEKIERIKTHAASRSKDEFDKLYKRLVAMVDTKELDRTRLELEVALLADRVDITEECTRFQSHNTLFLEALGDSEPAGRKLNFLLQEMNREANTIGAKANDAQTAHWVVGIKEEVEKLREQIQNIE
- the gmk gene encoding guanylate kinase, which gives rise to MQQPETSFGGRAKRGYLVVISAPSGGGKTTVIRRLLENRQPDFAYSVSATTRAPRSNEQHGRDYYFLSDEEFATRIREGGFIEWATVHGNLYGTPKEPVENWLAAGLFVFMDLDVQGGINVKTQYGDRAILIFIKPPSMELLRNRLTVRNTDSPEAIKTRLQNAEAELEKAKFYDHIVVNHQLDDTVAEVRAIINQYRQ
- the rpoZ gene encoding DNA-directed RNA polymerase subunit omega, with the translated sequence MASTIPIDELKKHSNNIYEAIMIIAKRARQINDEQKRLIEQETGYDSSLDNVNDDDTDDDSAEAPEERQTQPVKYIKLPKPTTLALEEMLSGRLNYHYAEKSSDDEPRK
- the coaBC gene encoding bifunctional phosphopantothenoylcysteine decarboxylase/phosphopantothenate--cysteine ligase CoaBC; translated protein: MPFTGKKILLGVSGGIAAYKSCEVVRELRRRGASVRVMMTARATEFVAPLTFAALSEQPVLTNIFPQNQSPASGGAIEHIDWSRWPDVIVLCPATANLLAKLANGFADDPVSATVRAAKVPIVLCPAMNSAMWEDPLVQRNVSLLKENGYRCVDPEFGALATTAEGEGWGRLARLEWVLSEILAALQKQKPLAGKKILVTASRTEEYLDPVRMITNPSTGRMGFALAEAGRALGGCVTLISGPTNLTSPYGVEFVPVISAADMAEAALNNYPGTDILVMAAAVSDYRPRAVAAEKMKKSTASFQMELERTVDILATLAEQKTRALHIGFAVETENELENARDKLRRKRLDLIVLNNPRRAGAGFGVETNRVTLIDREGRVQELELMSKLAVAFKIFEQALQLH